A single region of the Raphanus sativus cultivar WK10039 chromosome 1, ASM80110v3, whole genome shotgun sequence genome encodes:
- the LOC108812164 gene encoding protein NRT1/ PTR FAMILY 1.2 → MENPTNETEAKQIQLNGEKKPKGGIITMPFIIANEAFEKVASYGLLPNMIMYLIRDYRFGVAKGTNVLFMWSAATNFTPLLGAFLSDSYLGRFLTIAIASLSSFLGMVLLWLTAMLPQVKPSPCDPTAAGNHCGSATASQLALLYSAFALISIGSGGIRPCSLAFGADQLDNKENPKNERVLESFFGWYYASSAVAVLIAFTGIVYIQEHLGWRIGFGVPAVLMLIAALLFVLAFPLYVRRNVTKSLFTGLAQVVVAAYVNRKLSLPNQRDSSITYYHIKDSDLKAPSHKLRFLNKACLISNREEEIGSDGFALKPWRLCTTDKVEELKALIKVIPIWSTGIMMSINTSQSSFQLLQATSMDRRLSRHGSSFQVPAGSFGMFTIIALAMWVVLYDRAVIPLASKIRGRTFRLSVKLRMGLGLFMSFLAMAISAMVETFRRKKALSQGYANNANAIVDISAMWLVPQYVLHGLAEALTAIGQTEFFYTEFPKSMSSIAASLFGLGMAVASLLASVVLNAVNELTSRNGEDSWVSDNINKGHYNYYYWLLAIMSFINVIYYVICSWSYGPLVDQVRNGRVNGVREEEELLDIVGKGFKKEDLRDIVKTN, encoded by the exons ATGGAGAACCCAACGAATGAAACAGAGGCTAAGCAAATCCAACTCAATGGAGAAAAGAAACCAAAGGGTGGAATCATCACTATGCCCTTTATCATAG CTAACGAGGCTTTTGAGAAAGTGGCGAGCTATGGATTATTACCAAACATGATCATGTACTTAATCAGAGATTACAGATTTGGTGTAGCAAAAGGAACCAATGTTCTATTCATGTGGTCTGCTGCAACAAACTTCACGCCTCTCTTGGGTGCTTTTCTCTCTGATTCCTACTTAGGTCGGTTTCTCACCATCGCCATTGCATCTCTCTCCAGTTTCTTG GGAATGGTGCTTCTATGGCTTACAGCAATGTTACCACAAGTGAAGCCATCTCCATGCGATCCCACAGCGGCTGGAAACCACTGTGGTTCTGCAACAGCATCTCAGTTGGCTCTTTTGTACTCTGCATTTGCCCTTATATCTATCGGATCAGGCGGGATCAGACCGTGTTCATTAGCCTTTGGAGCTGATCAGTTAGACAACAAAGAGAACCCAAAGAACGAAAGAGTTCTCGAGAGTTTCTTTGGTTGGTACTATGCTTCCTCAGCTGTGGCTGTACTTATCGCGTTCACTGGCATTGTTTACATTCAAGAGCATCTTGGATGGAGAATAGGTTTTGGTGTACCTGCGGTTCTCATGTTGATCGCTGCTTTGCTGTTTGTTCTAGCGTTTCCTCTCTATGTTAGACGCAATGTGACCAAGAGTCTCTTCACTGGTTTAGCTCAAGTGGTTGTTGCAGCTTACGTGAACAGGAAGCTAAGTCTACCAAATCAGCGGGACTCATCAATTACTTATTATCACATAAAAGATTCTGATCTCAAAGCTCCAAGTCATAAATTGAG GTTTCTGAATAAAGCTTGTTTGATAAGTAACCGAGAGGAGGAGATTGGATCAGATGGGTTTGCTTTGAAGCCATGGAGGCTATGCACAACGGACAAAGTAGAGGAGCTTAAGGCATTGATAAAAGTCATACCGATATGGTCCACAGGTATTATGATGTCCATAAACACTAGCCAAAGCTCATTTCAGCTGCTGCAAGCTACTTCCATGGACAGGCGCTTGAGCCGTCATGGTTCAAGCTTTCAAGTACCAGCTGGATCATTCGGTATGTTCACCATCATAGCCCTAGCTATGTGGGTTGTTCTATATGACCGTGCCGTCATCCCATTAGCTTCAAAGATCCGAGGAAGAACATTTAGACTAAGCGTTAAGCTAAGAATGGGATTAGGGCTATTCATGTCATTCTTAGCAATGGCGATATCCGCAATGGTGGAAACCTTTAGAAGGAAGAAAGCTTTAAGCCAAGGGTATGCAAACAATGCTAATGCTATTGTAGACATCTCGGCGATGTGGCTCGTGCCACAATATGTGTTACATGGGCTAGCAGAAGCTCTGACCGCGATAGGACAGACCGAGTTTTTCTACACCGAGTTTCCTAAAAGCATGTCTAGCATCGCAGCGTCTCTGTTTGGTCTAGGTATGGCTGTGGCTAGTCTATTGGCTAGTGTGGTCCTCAACGCCGTCAATGAGCTCACCTCGAGAAATGGTGAAGATAGTTGGGTTTCAGACAACATTAACAAGGGTCATTACAACTATTATTACTGGCTACTGGCGATTATGAGTTTCATCAATGTGATATATTACGTGATATGTAGCTGGTCGTATGGTCCTTTGGTCGACCAGGTGAGGAATGGTAGGGTGAATGGTGTGAGAGAAGAAGAGGAGTTGCTTGACATTGTTGGGAAAGGGTTCAAAAAGGAAGATCTAAGAGACATtgttaaaacaaattaa
- the LOC108851922 gene encoding protein PLANT CADMIUM RESISTANCE 8 — MGRVTTPQRENPDDSSPVQQTGIPVQQTGVPMSQFAPPSYHQANVNISVGTPWRSGLFDCQEDQTNAVMTAILPCLTFGQIAEVLDEGEMTCPLGSFIYLLMMPALCSQWVMGSKYREKMRRRFNLVEAPYSDCATHVLCSCCSLCQEYRELKARNLDPSLGWNGILAQRQGQHESDAPSFAPPKQYMSK; from the exons ATGGGTCGTGTTACTACTCCACAAAGGGAGAATCCAGATGACAGTTCACCAGTTCAGCAAACCGGTATACCGGTCCAACAAACCGGAGTTCCCATGAGCCAGTTTGCACCGCCTAGTTATCATCAAGCTAATGTTAACATATCGGTTGGGACTCCATGGAGAAGTGGTTTGTTTGATTGTCAAGAAGACCAAACCAATG CCGTGATGACAGCAATCTTACCATGTTTGACATTTGGACAAATAGCTGAGGTGTTGGATGAAGGCGAGATGA CTTGTCCTCTTGGAAGTTTCATATACTTGTTGATGATGCCGGCTTTGTGCTCACAGTGGGTGATGGGATCAAAGTATAGGGAAAAAATGAGGAGAAGATTTAATCTTGTGGAAGCTCCATATTCAGATTGTGCCACTCATGTCTTATGCTCTTGTTGCTCTCTTTGTCAAGAATATAGAGAGCTCAAGGCTAGGAATCTTGATCCTTCTTTGG GTTGGAATGGGATACTTGCTCAAAGGCAAGGACAACATGAGAGTGACGCACCAAGCTTTGCTCCACCAAAGCAATATATGTCTAAGTAA
- the LOC108815259 gene encoding protein CURVATURE THYLAKOID 1C, chloroplastic has translation MASVSASLPPPLLLTQRKPNLTSVQKIPFSLIRDRRSPSMGVMVKANGKSSESSTDLDVISSIQNVWDKSEDRLGLIGLSFAAIVALWASLNIITAIDKLPVISSGFELVGILFSTWFTYRYLLFKPDREELSQIVKKSVTNILGQ, from the exons atgGCGTCAGTTTCTGCAAGTTTGCCTCCACCATTGCTGCTCACTCAGAGAAAACCTAATCTCACATCAGTTCAGAAAATCCCATTTTCTCTTATTCGAG ATAGAAGAAGCCCTAGCATGGGTGTTATGGTGAAAGCTAATGGTAAAAGTTCTGAATCATCGACTGATCTTGACGTCATTAGTTCAATTCAGAATGTT TGGGATAAGTCTGAAGATCGTTTAGGTCTTATTGGTTTGAGTTTTGCTGCTATTGTAGCTCTTTGGGCGTCACTTAACATAATCACG GCAATCGACAAATTGCCTGTTATCTCCTCTGGGTTTGAACTAGTTGGTATCTTGTTCTCCACG TGGTTTACATATCGatatctcttgttcaaacccgaCAG AGAGGAGCTATCCCAAATTGTCAAGAAATCAGTGACGAATATACTTGGCCAGTAG
- the LOC108815268 gene encoding photosystem I reaction center subunit VI, chloroplastic, whose translation MASFATMAAVQPSSAVKGLGGSSLTGAKLFIKPSRQSFKPKSTRAGAVVAKYGDKSVYFDLEDLGNTTGQWDLYGSDAPSPYNPLQSKFFETFAAPFTKRGLLLKFLILGGGSLLTYVSASSTGDVLPIKRGPQEKPKLGPRGKL comes from the exons ATGGCATCGTTTGCAACCATGGCCGCGGTTCAACCATCCTCCGCTGTGAAAGGACTCGGAGGAAGCTCTCTCACCGGAGCTAAGCTCTTCATCAAGCCTTCTCGCCAAAGCTTCAAACCCAAATCCACAAG AGCTGGTGCCGTGGTGGCCAAGTATGGAGACAAAAGTGTATACTTTGATTTAGAAGATTTGGGTAACACAACAGGACAATGGGATTTGTATGGATCTGATGCTCCTTCTCCTTACAACCCACTtcag AGCAAGTTCTTTGAGACATTTGCTGCTCCTTTCACAAAGAGGGGTTTGCTTCTCAAGTTTTTGATTCTTGGAGGAGGCTCTTTGCTTACTTATGTCAGTGCTTCCTCAACTGGCGATGTTCTTCCTATCAAGCGAGGTCCTCAAGAGAAGCCTAAGCTTGGTCCACGTGGCAAGCTTTAA
- the LOC108815249 gene encoding rop guanine nucleotide exchange factor 11 — MEQEQESYKSRLFHFKNMSEHSASRRVKSWSSDCVGTDNSDEDDNDMMMFRSQPGKASSVDRPSLPLSGGSTPNRNDKLARMVSYESVEALQAAMDQMKEKFSKLLLGEDMSGGGKGVSSALALSNAITNLAASAFGEQRRLEPMAADRKARWRREIGWLISVADHIVEFAPTQQTNKDGTSMEVMSTRQRTDLLCNIPALKKLDAMLLDCLDKFKDQDEFYYVKKDSPDSGETRNDDKWWLPAVKVPPNGLSEISRRFLQSQKESVNQVLKAAMAINAQVLSEMEIPESYLESLPKNGRASLGDVIYKMITVEMFDADQFLIEMDLSSEHKILDLKNRIEASIVIWKRKMVQKDTKSAWGSTVSTEKREQFEERAETILLLLKLGFPGISQSTLDITKIQCNRDVGLAILESYSRVLESLAHTVMSRIEDVLYADQLTQEPTNAPNKNRYSSVKEAEKPKEERVSFSEERLSGTSLSDVMQWGNKNNEVKKESYYGDKEKPLLSKVTGIMTPNKKSSYLDNLGTMRSPTARYS, encoded by the exons ATGGAGCAAGAACAAGAGAGTTACAAATCAAGATTGTTTCATTTCAAGAACATGAGCGAACATTCAGCTTCAAGACGTGTTAAAAGCTGGAGCTCAGACTGCGTCGGTACAGACAATTCTGATGAAGATGACAATGACATGATGATGTTCAGAAGTCAACCCGGGAAAGCCAGTAGCGTTGACCGGCCGTCATTGCCTTTAAGCGGTGGTTCAACGCCCAACCGCAACGACAAGCTTGCGAGGATGGTTTCATACGAATCCGTGGAGGCATTACAAGCAG CAATGGATCaaatgaaagaaaagttttcGAAACTGCTTCTTGGAGAAGACATGTCTGGAGGAGGAAAAGGCGTTTCTTCGGCTTTGGCTTTATCTAATGCCATTACCAATCTAGCAGCGTCTGCGTTTGGTGAACAACGGCGTTTAGAGCCAATGGCGGCTGATAGAAAAGCGCGGTGGAGAAGAGAAATTGGATGGCTTATCTCTGTGGCTGATCATATAGTTGAGTTCGCTCCAAcgcaacaaacaaacaaagatggAACTTCAATGGAAGTCATGTCAACAAGACAGAGAACAGATCTTCTCTGCAACATTCCTGCACTTAAGAAACTAGATGCAATGCTCCTT GATTGTCTTGATAAATTCAAAGATCAGGACGAGTTTTATTATGTCAAAAAGGATTCTCCTGATTCTGGCGAGACAAGAAACGATGATAAATGGTGGTTGCCAGCGGTTAAAGTCCCACCTAATGGCCTCTCAGAGATATCAAGAAGGTTTCTACAGAGCCAAAAGGAATCTGTTAACCAAGTTCTTAAAGCTGCAATGGCAATAAACGCTCAAGTTCTGTCTGAAATGGAGATTCCTGAGAGCTACCTAGAATCACTTCCTAAG AATGGGAGAGCTAGCTTGGGAGATGTGATATACAAAATGATAACAGTAGAGATGTTTGATGCAGATCAGTTCCTAATTGAAATGGATTTATCATCTGAGCACAAGATTCTTGATCTAAAGAACAGAATCGAAGCGTCGATTGTGATATGGAAGAGGAAAATGGTACAGAAGGACACAAAGTCTGCTTGGGGGTCAACAGTGAGTACTGAGAAGAGAGAACAGTTTGAAGAAAGAGCTGAAACAATCTTGCTTCTTCTCAAACTAGGGTTTCCTGGAATCTCTCAATCCACACTCGATATCACCAAGATTCAATGCAACAGa GATGTAGGACTTGCTATACTAGAGAGTTACTCAAGAGTGCTTGAGAGTTTGGCTCACACAGTGATGTCAAGAATAGAAGACGTGCTCTACGCTGACCAGCTTACTCAAGAACCTACAAATGCACCTAATAAGAATAGATATTCTTCTGTGAAAGAGGCAGAGAAACCCAAGGAGGAAAGAGTTAGTTTCTCAGAGGAAAGGCTTTCAGGGACATCACTTTCAGATGTTATGCAATGGGGTAATAAAAACAATGAAGTGAAGAAAGAGAGCTATTACGGAGATAAAGAGAAACCATTGTTGTCTAAAGTCACAGGTATTATGACACCCAACAAAAAGAGTTCTTATCTTGATAATCTTGGAACTATGAGGAGTCCAACCGCAAGATAttcttga
- the LOC108815275 gene encoding uncharacterized protein LOC108815275, translating to MLEGKAMVEDSDMPVKMQVQAMALASQALDLFDVVDCKSIAGHIKKEFDERYGSGWQCVVGSNFGCFFTHSKGTFIYFQLETLKFLVFKGSCTP from the exons ATGTTGGAAGGAAAAGCAATGGTGGAAGATTCAGACATGCCAGTAAAAATGCAGGTACAAGCCATGGCTTTGGCTTCTCAAGCTCTTGATCTCTTTGATGTCGTTGACTGTAAATCCATTGCTGGCCACATCAAGAAG gagtttgatgagagatATGGGAGTGGATGGCAATGTGTGGTGGGATCAAATTTTGGATGTTTCTTCACACATTCTAAAGGGACATTCATCTATTTTCAATTGGAGACACTTAAGTTCCTAGTCTTCAAAGGCTCTTGTACTCCTTAA